TGCTCCTCAACGCCCGCGTCATAGACCGCCACCGCTTCGCCCTGCACTTCCGCGGCGGCGCACCCGCACCCGTCCTCGCCGCCCTCCGCCCCTACGAGAACCCCGACGGCGGCTACGGCAACGCCCTCGAACCCGACCTGCGCGGCGCCGCGAGCCAGCCCGTCCCCGCCCAGCACGCCCTCGAGATCCTGCACGAGGCCGGCGCGGACGACGACCCCGCCGTCACCCGCATCGCCGACCACCTCACCACCATCACCACCCCGGAGGGCGGCGTCCCGTTCGTCCTCCCGGCCGTCCGCGACGCGCCCCGCGCGCCCTGGTGGCAGACGGCCGACGACCCGCCCGCCGCCATCAACCCCACCGCCTCCCTCGCCGGACTCCTGCACCGCGCCGGAGCCGACCACCCCTGGCTCAAGACCGCCACCGACTTCTGCTGGAGCCGCCTCGACCGGCCCGACCTCGAATTCGGGGCCTACGACGTCCTCGCCACCCTCACCTTCCTCGACCACGTCCCCGACCGCGACCGCGCCGAAGCCGTATTCACCCGCCACCGCGACGCCCTCGCTGCCGTAGGGAGCGACCACCACACCGCCATCGACTTCGCGTCCAGCCCCGACGGCCTCGGCGCGCGCCTCCACCCCCGCGACGCCATCGACGCCGAACTCGACGCCCTCATCGACGCCCAGGACGACGACGGCGGCTGGGACATCGACTTCCCGGTCTGGACCCCGATCACCCGCCACGAATGGCGCGGCGTCCAGACCGTCGAACGGCTCCTCCTCCTACGGTCCCAGGGCCGCCTCGACGGCTAGAGCAGGCCGCGGAGCGGCGTGCCCGCGAGCGCCCGGACCTCGTTCGCGAAATGCGCCTGGTCGGCGAACCCCGCCTCGTACGCCGCATCCGCCGCCGCCCGTCCCGCCCGCACCAGCCGCAACCCCCGCTGGAACCGCAGCACCCGCTGCAGCACCTTCGGCCCGTACCCGAACGCCGCCAGCGACCGCCGCCGCAACTGCCGCTCGCTCACCCCCACCGCGTCCGCCACCTCCCGCACCGAACCCCGCGCCAGCCCCGACACCACCGCCGGGACCAGCGGGTCCACCGGCCCCGCCACCCGCTCCTCGACCGCCCGCACCAGCACCGACCGCCGCTCCCGCGGCCGTCCCGCCGCCGCCACCGCCGCCACGAGCCGGTCCGCCTCACCGCCCCACAGCTCCCGAAGCGGCACCCGGACGTCCCGCACCGCGTCCGCCGGGACGCCCAGCACCGGCGGCGCCGCCCCCGGAGCGAACCGCACCGCCACCACCGCGTCGCCCGGACGCATCACCGCCGGCATCGGCCCCGTGTCCGGACCCGCCACCATGATCTCCGAACCCCACCAGATCAGATCCACGCACCCGTCCGGCACCACCCGTTGCACGACCGGCTCCGCACCCGTCGGCAACGACGCCGACCACGCGCACACCAACCCCGCCGTCCCGGGCGCGGGCACCTCCCGATAGTTCGTGGCGTTCACAACACCCTGCATACCACCCCCCGCCGACGGGCACGGCGACAAGTGAACCCGACGAAGACGGAGGTCATCATGGCGACCGACCTGCAGGGCAAGACCATCGCGTTCCTGTGCGCCCCCGAAGGCACCGAACAGATCGAACTGACCGAACCCTGGACGGCCGTCGAACAGGCCGGAGGCACGCCCGAGCTCGTCTCCACGAAGAGCGGCGAGATCCAGGCGTTCAACCACCTCGACAAGGGCGACACCTTCACCGTCCACGCCACCGTCGACGACACCGGACACGGACGCTACGACGGGCTCGTCCTCCCCGGCGGCGTCGCGAACCCCGACTTCCTCCGCATGCGGCCCGAGGCCGTCGCGTTCGCCAAATCGTTCTTCGACGCGGGCAAGCCCGTCGCCGTCATCTGCCACGGCCCCTGGACGCTCGTCGAGGCCGACGTCGTCCGCGGGCGTACCATGACCTCGTGGCCCAGCCTGCGGACCGATCTGCGCAACGCCGGCGCCACCTGGGTCGACGAAGAGGTGAAGATCTGCGAAGGCGGACCCAACGTACTGGTGTCCAGCCGCAAGCCCGACGACCTCAAGGCCTTCTGCCAGGCCACCGTCGACGCGTTCAAGGCCGTGGTCTAGACCTTGTCCTAGACCAATCGGTGAACCCTGGGGGACCGCATCCTGCAGAAATAACCGTACCCACCAGTAACTAAGTACGGTTGTGGACGTGACCCGTCGAGCGAAAATAGTCAGCACCATCGGCCCCGCCTGCTCCAGCACCGAGCAGATCAACGCCCTCGTGGAAGCCGGCATCGACGTCGCCCGGCTCAACATGAGCCACGGCGACCACGCCACCCACGAAGAGGTGTACCAGCGGCTCAGGGCCGCCGCCGACGCCACCGGACGCGGCGTCGGCATCCTCGCGGACCTCCAGGGTCCCAAGATCCGCATCGGCCGCTTCCCGGAC
The nucleotide sequence above comes from Actinomadura algeriensis. Encoded proteins:
- a CDS encoding DUF6597 domain-containing transcriptional factor is translated as MNATNYREVPAPGTAGLVCAWSASLPTGAEPVVQRVVPDGCVDLIWWGSEIMVAGPDTGPMPAVMRPGDAVVAVRFAPGAAPPVLGVPADAVRDVRVPLRELWGGEADRLVAAVAAAGRPRERRSVLVRAVEERVAGPVDPLVPAVVSGLARGSVREVADAVGVSERQLRRRSLAAFGYGPKVLQRVLRFQRGLRLVRAGRAAADAAYEAGFADQAHFANEVRALAGTPLRGLL
- a CDS encoding type 1 glutamine amidotransferase domain-containing protein, yielding MATDLQGKTIAFLCAPEGTEQIELTEPWTAVEQAGGTPELVSTKSGEIQAFNHLDKGDTFTVHATVDDTGHGRYDGLVLPGGVANPDFLRMRPEAVAFAKSFFDAGKPVAVICHGPWTLVEADVVRGRTMTSWPSLRTDLRNAGATWVDEEVKICEGGPNVLVSSRKPDDLKAFCQATVDAFKAVV